A genomic segment from Blastococcus sp. PRF04-17 encodes:
- a CDS encoding alpha/beta hydrolase, giving the protein MTEAAPYDQRLATVAAWDVPLVRGAAATMSAMADRLRSWRARLEGVGRSLASERTWAGPSARSAGRVLDEVAAAAWAVDAAMADSAAAFTRLADEASAAQASAVRSYSLPAGRLGAVAAPESASAAREEALERAAAAGAAAEAAGTALAVPAGPLAAPLAPGAADAGTALGAPAGARPPAEVAAWWAALPAAVQLALLHRAPAVLGGLDGLPAWARDRANRGLLRQALADPRLSPAASATAAAVAARLREEEALGRVVQLHLLDLEEDLVALALGDLDSAEAVAVLVPGIANSPADDLDGLTGNARDVGTAARAAAPGLTVATMVWLGYGTPHTVPSALSRTAAWRGGAALAKALAGLADARGAVGRPLPRTTVLAHSYGTVLVDEAADVRGRLAADAVVLLGSPGMEDDAAGLEVPEVYDVASAADLVTYAAWFGISTRAEAFGSTPLPRDPGTGHSDHYERGSATLAGVGEVVGAPWTPP; this is encoded by the coding sequence ATGACCGAGGCCGCGCCGTACGACCAGCGGTTGGCGACCGTCGCGGCGTGGGACGTCCCCCTGGTGCGCGGCGCCGCGGCCACCATGAGCGCGATGGCCGACCGGCTCCGGTCCTGGCGGGCGCGGCTGGAGGGCGTGGGCCGGTCCCTGGCATCGGAGCGCACCTGGGCCGGTCCGTCGGCCCGGAGCGCCGGGCGCGTCCTCGACGAGGTCGCGGCCGCGGCGTGGGCGGTGGACGCGGCCATGGCCGACTCCGCCGCGGCATTCACCCGCCTGGCCGACGAGGCCTCCGCGGCGCAGGCCTCCGCCGTCCGCTCGTACTCGCTCCCCGCTGGGCGGCTGGGGGCCGTGGCCGCTCCGGAGTCCGCGTCGGCCGCCCGGGAGGAGGCCCTCGAGCGCGCCGCGGCCGCGGGGGCAGCGGCGGAGGCCGCGGGGACCGCCCTGGCCGTCCCGGCCGGCCCGCTCGCGGCCCCGCTGGCTCCCGGCGCCGCCGATGCGGGGACGGCGCTCGGCGCGCCCGCGGGCGCCCGGCCGCCCGCCGAGGTCGCCGCCTGGTGGGCCGCCCTGCCGGCCGCCGTGCAGCTGGCGTTGCTCCACCGTGCTCCGGCGGTGCTGGGCGGGCTCGACGGGTTGCCCGCCTGGGCGCGGGACCGTGCCAACCGCGGGCTGCTGCGCCAGGCCCTCGCCGATCCCCGGCTCTCGCCGGCCGCGTCGGCGACCGCCGCGGCGGTCGCCGCGCGGTTGCGGGAGGAGGAGGCCCTCGGCCGGGTCGTGCAGCTGCACCTGCTCGACCTCGAGGAGGACCTGGTCGCGCTCGCGCTGGGTGATCTCGACTCCGCCGAGGCCGTCGCCGTCCTCGTCCCGGGCATCGCCAACTCGCCCGCCGACGACCTGGACGGGCTGACCGGGAACGCCCGCGACGTCGGCACGGCGGCCCGGGCCGCGGCCCCGGGTCTGACCGTCGCCACCATGGTCTGGTTGGGCTACGGCACGCCGCACACGGTGCCGAGCGCGCTCTCCCGTACGGCGGCCTGGCGTGGTGGGGCGGCGCTCGCCAAGGCGCTGGCCGGCCTGGCGGACGCCCGCGGCGCGGTGGGGCGGCCGCTGCCGAGGACGACGGTGCTCGCGCACAGCTACGGCACGGTGCTCGTGGACGAGGCGGCCGACGTCCGTGGCCGCCTCGCCGCCGATGCCGTCGTGCTGCTGGGCAGCCCGGGCATGGAGGACGACGCCGCCGGCCTCGAGGTACCCGAGGTCTACGACGTGGCCTCGGCCGCCGACCTCGTCACCTACGCCGCCTGGTTCGGGATCTCGACCCGGGCCGAGGCGTTCGGGTCGACGCCGTTGCCGCGCGACCCCGGTACCGGTCATTCCGACCACTACGAGCGAGGGTCGGCGACCCTCGCCGGGGTGGGGGAGGTGGTCGGCGCACCGTGGACCCCGCCCTGA